The following are from one region of the Arachis duranensis cultivar V14167 chromosome 10, aradu.V14167.gnm2.J7QH, whole genome shotgun sequence genome:
- the LOC107469434 gene encoding glutathione S-transferase T3-like codes for MLISGWLNVSTDPVIGTDQKGETFWSRIHSYCVEFCSDMTREVVACKKRWYKINKTVAQFAGCYDQASRNIRSGSNADDIKELAYKLYSINYGQKFTFERHWNMLRLEQKWRSQLPTQSGDLKRTKVSATGAYSSSSNPETLSADESGVDSPVRPQGSKKSKRKGMEKVQVSEDFSERKSSVVKKLSLMEDIKNVREKELMDRKKEKEEEK; via the coding sequence ATGCTGATCAGTGGATGGTTAAATGTTTCAACTGACCCAGTAATTGGTACCGATCAAAAAGGGGAAACATTTTGGAGTCGAATTCATAGTTACTGTGTAGAATTTTGCTCCGACATGACAAGGGAGGTAGTTGCATGTAAGAAACGATGGTATAAGATCAACAAAACTGTTGCACAATTTGCTGGTTGCTACGATCAAGCTAGTCGAAACATAAGGAGTGGTTCGAACGCTGATGATATAAAGGAGTTGGCTTATAAACTTTATTCCATAAATTATGGTCAAAAATTCACTTTTGAGAGGCATTGGAACATGCTTCGGTTGGAGCAAAAATGGAGAAGCCAACTACCTACACAGAGTGGCGACTTAAAGAGAACCAAGGTTAGTGCAACTGGAGCATACTCATCCTCATCAAACCCAGAAACACTGTCGGCTGACGAGTCCGGTGTGGACTCTCCCGTTCGCCCACAaggatcaaagaagagcaagcgAAAAGGTATGGAAAAAGTACAAGTGTCTGAAGATTTTAGCGAAAGAAAATCATCggttgttaaaaaattatctctcatggaagatatTAAGAATGTTAGAGAAAAGGAACTAATGgataggaaaaaagaaaaagaagaggagaagtAA